One window from the genome of Rhodococcus sp. ABRD24 encodes:
- a CDS encoding MFS transporter, protein MRELLRTRGILVALLMGATTFGGWTLLLPVVPLAIADGGGSSTAAGASTAVFMATTVVTQLRVPSLLRSRGYRAVLAAGCLLLGLPSLGFLLSTATAPALAISAVRGIGFGLVTVAGIGLLAELAPRNLLGRVTGANGVAVSSAQMLVLPLGLGLYQAGHFTAVYLLGAIIPLLSLVSIFRLPVVPKPGLPAGRKGLPVQVLLVPCLSMLVVAATYGGVSSLLPIATENRAAVAGFALSASAGAMLLGRYGAGVIADRLGAGRTTVPALLIAAVGTAVLAFAVAGHVGDIGLVVGAMTFGLGFGAVQNESLLVLLASAGRDRVGAASAAWNVAYDGGTGVGALALGAVATSVGYPPVFVVAAVAVVAVVPVAAVARLRPDRVQA, encoded by the coding sequence GTTGGACGCTGCTGTTGCCTGTGGTCCCCCTCGCGATCGCCGATGGGGGTGGTTCGAGCACGGCTGCCGGAGCATCGACGGCGGTGTTCATGGCGACGACGGTCGTGACGCAGTTGCGTGTGCCGTCGTTGCTGCGCAGCCGTGGGTACCGAGCCGTGCTCGCTGCAGGCTGCCTGCTGCTGGGGCTGCCGTCGCTGGGCTTCCTGTTGAGTACGGCGACCGCACCGGCGCTTGCGATTTCGGCGGTCCGGGGTATCGGCTTCGGTCTGGTGACAGTGGCCGGGATCGGGCTGCTCGCCGAGTTGGCGCCGCGCAATCTGCTTGGCCGGGTGACCGGCGCCAACGGTGTGGCGGTCTCGTCGGCCCAGATGCTGGTGCTGCCCTTGGGGCTCGGCCTCTATCAGGCGGGACACTTCACTGCGGTGTACCTGCTAGGCGCAATCATCCCGCTGCTGTCCCTGGTGTCGATCTTCCGGCTGCCGGTCGTGCCGAAACCTGGTCTGCCGGCCGGGCGTAAGGGGCTGCCCGTGCAGGTGCTGTTGGTTCCGTGCCTGTCGATGCTGGTGGTGGCGGCCACCTACGGTGGGGTGTCCTCCCTGCTTCCGATCGCGACCGAAAACCGCGCTGCCGTGGCTGGTTTCGCGCTCTCGGCGTCGGCGGGCGCGATGCTGCTCGGCCGTTATGGCGCTGGCGTGATCGCGGATCGGCTCGGTGCGGGCCGCACCACCGTGCCGGCGCTGCTGATCGCGGCGGTGGGCACGGCGGTGCTCGCGTTCGCGGTCGCCGGGCACGTCGGCGATATCGGCCTCGTGGTCGGTGCGATGACCTTCGGGCTGGGATTCGGCGCGGTACAGAACGAGTCCCTGCTGGTCCTGCTCGCGTCCGCGGGCCGGGACCGGGTCGGGGCCGCCAGTGCCGCCTGGAACGTCGCATACGACGGCGGCACCGGTGTCGGGGCGCTCGCGCTCGGTGCGGTGGCGACGTCTGTGGGATATCCGCCGGTGTTCGTCGTCGCGGCGGTTGCGGTTGTCGCGGTCGTCCCCGTGGCGGCGGTCGCCCGGCTGCGCCCCGATAGAGTCCAGGCATGA